From the genome of Miscanthus floridulus cultivar M001 chromosome 10, ASM1932011v1, whole genome shotgun sequence, one region includes:
- the LOC136485709 gene encoding putative disease resistance protein RGA4 isoform X4 produces MATILDAMGPYVMQLIADMATEEVKMLLGISGDIEKLENNMESIKCFLVDAERKRITELRVQRWVQKLKNAMYNATDILDLCQIEANKQRESKGNSTVEKAPGCCRPLLSCLRNPVFAHKIGSRIKELNQRLDNIYEEAHKFNFINLGSHPEQRMSTGEKVTSEFVESAIVGEKIERETRELAQMLTIHGHHDIKVVAIVGTGGMGKSTLSQKIFNETTVQGHFKVKIWLSITQHFDEVELLRTAIEHAGGVHGGVQDKTLLSRRLTNTLSMGRFLLVLDDVWSIVAWSNVLSVPVRNASKNHQCNWVLITTRLEDLAVRAGASFYQHHVHGTDHLKVVGMKIISKCGGLPLAIKVMGGLLSTKPRSEGDWEAVLKNHAWSIAGLPKELDNAIYLSYEDLSPQLKQCFLYCSLFPKGTTIWQGQVVPMWLVHMMIG; encoded by the exons ATGGCCACAATCTTGGATGCTATGGGACCCTATGTGATGCAGCTGATAGCCGACATGGCAACAGAAGAGGTGAAGATGTTGCTGGGCATATCTGGGGATATTGAGAAGCTAGAGAACAACATGGAAAGTATCAAATGCTTCCTTGTTGACGCTGAGAGGAAGCGCATCACTGAATTGAGGGTGCAAAGATGGGTTCAGAAGCTCAAGAATGCCATGTATAACGCCACTGACATCCTAGACCTATGTCAAATCGAAGCTAACAAGCAGAGGGAATCGAAAGGTAACAGCACGGTTGAAAAGGCTCCAGGTTGCTGCCGGCCATTGCTCTCCTGCCTACGGAATCCTGTGTTCGCACACAAGATAGGCAGCCGCATCAAGGAGCTCAACCAGAGGCTGGACAACATATATGAAGAGGCTCACAAGTTTAACTTCATCAATCTAGGATCCCACCCAGAACAGAGGATGTCCACTGGAGAGAAGGTGACATCTGAGTTTGTTGAGTCCGCTATTGTTGGTGAGAAAATTGAGAGGGAGACAAGGGAGCTTGCTCAAATGCTAACCATCCATGGACACCACGACATCAAAGTGGTGGCCATTGTGGGCACAGGTGGCATGGGCAAAAGCACCTTGTCCCAGAAGATCTTCAATGAGACCACCGTCCAAGGACACTTCAAAGTGAAGATATGGCTAAGCATCACCCAACACTTTGATGAGGTTGAGCTTCTCAGGACAGCAATTGAGCATGCTGGGGGAGTCCATGGTGGGgtgcaagacaagaccctcctctCACGGAGGCTCACCAACACCTTGTCCATGGGTAGGTTTCTCTTGGTCCTCGATGATGTGTGGAGTATTGTAGCATGGAGCAATGTGCTTAGTGTTCCAGTCAGAAATGCAAGTAAAAATCATCAGTGCAATTGGGTGCTAATCACTACAAGATTAGAAGACCTAGCTGTACGGGCCGGAGCCTCCTTCTACCAACATCAT GTACATGGAACAGATCACCTGAAAGTTGTCGGGATGAAAATTATCAGTAAGTGTGGAGGTTTACCACTTGCTATCAAAGTGATGGGAGGACTGCTAAGTACGAAGCCCCGAAGCGAGGGTGATTGGGAGGCTGTTTTGAAGAATCATGCATGGTCAATAGCTGGATTGCCTAAGGAACTGGACAACGCGATCTACTTGAGCTATGAGGATTTGTCTCCCCAGCTGAAGCAATGCTTCCTGTACTGCTCACTTTTCCCTAAAGGTACAACTATTTGGCAAGGTCAAGTTGTTCCGATGTGGCTAGTTCATATGATGATTGGCTAG
- the LOC136485709 gene encoding putative disease resistance protein RGA4 isoform X2, which yields MATILDAMGPYVMQLIADMATEEVKMLLGISGDIEKLENNMESIKCFLVDAERKRITELRVQRWVQKLKNAMYNATDILDLCQIEANKQRESKGNSTVEKAPGCCRPLLSCLRNPVFAHKIGSRIKELNQRLDNIYEEAHKFNFINLGSHPEQRMSTGEKVTSEFVESAIVGEKIERETRELAQMLTIHGHHDIKVVAIVGTGGMGKSTLSQKIFNETTVQGHFKVKIWLSITQHFDEVELLRTAIEHAGGVHGGVQDKTLLSRRLTNTLSMGRFLLVLDDVWSIVAWSNVLSVPVRNASKNHQCNWVLITTRLEDLAVRAGASFYQHHVSPLNEDDAWSLLNKQLPPTPGQANLGSKLNGNKKFSVHQQISQCSQCEVHGTDHLKVVGMKIISKCGGLPLAIKVMGGLLSTKPRSEGDWEAVLKNHAWSIAGLPKELDNAIYLSYEDLSPQLKQCFLYCSLFPKGTTIWQGQVVPMWLVHMMIG from the exons ATGGCCACAATCTTGGATGCTATGGGACCCTATGTGATGCAGCTGATAGCCGACATGGCAACAGAAGAGGTGAAGATGTTGCTGGGCATATCTGGGGATATTGAGAAGCTAGAGAACAACATGGAAAGTATCAAATGCTTCCTTGTTGACGCTGAGAGGAAGCGCATCACTGAATTGAGGGTGCAAAGATGGGTTCAGAAGCTCAAGAATGCCATGTATAACGCCACTGACATCCTAGACCTATGTCAAATCGAAGCTAACAAGCAGAGGGAATCGAAAGGTAACAGCACGGTTGAAAAGGCTCCAGGTTGCTGCCGGCCATTGCTCTCCTGCCTACGGAATCCTGTGTTCGCACACAAGATAGGCAGCCGCATCAAGGAGCTCAACCAGAGGCTGGACAACATATATGAAGAGGCTCACAAGTTTAACTTCATCAATCTAGGATCCCACCCAGAACAGAGGATGTCCACTGGAGAGAAGGTGACATCTGAGTTTGTTGAGTCCGCTATTGTTGGTGAGAAAATTGAGAGGGAGACAAGGGAGCTTGCTCAAATGCTAACCATCCATGGACACCACGACATCAAAGTGGTGGCCATTGTGGGCACAGGTGGCATGGGCAAAAGCACCTTGTCCCAGAAGATCTTCAATGAGACCACCGTCCAAGGACACTTCAAAGTGAAGATATGGCTAAGCATCACCCAACACTTTGATGAGGTTGAGCTTCTCAGGACAGCAATTGAGCATGCTGGGGGAGTCCATGGTGGGgtgcaagacaagaccctcctctCACGGAGGCTCACCAACACCTTGTCCATGGGTAGGTTTCTCTTGGTCCTCGATGATGTGTGGAGTATTGTAGCATGGAGCAATGTGCTTAGTGTTCCAGTCAGAAATGCAAGTAAAAATCATCAGTGCAATTGGGTGCTAATCACTACAAGATTAGAAGACCTAGCTGTACGGGCCGGAGCCTCCTTCTACCAACATCATGTAAGCCCACTCAACGAAGATGATGCTTGGTCCTTGCTCAACAAACAGTTGCCGCCAACACCTGGTCAA GCAAATTTAGGAAGCAAACTGAATGGAAACAAAAAATTTAGCGTCCATCAACAAATCAGCCAATGCTCCCAATGTGAG GTACATGGAACAGATCACCTGAAAGTTGTCGGGATGAAAATTATCAGTAAGTGTGGAGGTTTACCACTTGCTATCAAAGTGATGGGAGGACTGCTAAGTACGAAGCCCCGAAGCGAGGGTGATTGGGAGGCTGTTTTGAAGAATCATGCATGGTCAATAGCTGGATTGCCTAAGGAACTGGACAACGCGATCTACTTGAGCTATGAGGATTTGTCTCCCCAGCTGAAGCAATGCTTCCTGTACTGCTCACTTTTCCCTAAAGGTACAACTATTTGGCAAGGTCAAGTTGTTCCGATGTGGCTAGTTCATATGATGATTGGCTAG
- the LOC136485709 gene encoding putative disease resistance protein RGA4 isoform X3 has translation MATILDAMGPYVMQLIADMATEEVKMLLGISGDIEKLENNMESIKCFLVDAERKRITELRVQRWVQKLKNAMYNATDILDLCQIEANKQRESKGNSTVEKAPGCCRPLLSCLRNPVFAHKIGSRIKELNQRLDNIYEEAHKFNFINLGSHPEQRMSTGEKVTSEFVESAIVGEKIERETRELAQMLTIHGHHDIKVVAIVGTGGMGKSTLSQKIFNETTVQGHFKVKIWLSITQHFDEVELLRTAIEHAGGVHGGVQDKTLLSRRLTNTLSMGRFLLVLDDVWSIVAWSNVLSVPVRNASKNHQCNWVLITTRLEDLAVRAGASFYQHHVSPLNEDDAWSLLNKQLPPTPGQVHGTDHLKVVGMKIISKCGGLPLAIKVMGGLLSTKPRSEGDWEAVLKNHAWSIAGLPKELDNAIYLSYEDLSPQLKQCFLYCSLFPKGTTIWQGQVVPMWLVHMMIG, from the exons ATGGCCACAATCTTGGATGCTATGGGACCCTATGTGATGCAGCTGATAGCCGACATGGCAACAGAAGAGGTGAAGATGTTGCTGGGCATATCTGGGGATATTGAGAAGCTAGAGAACAACATGGAAAGTATCAAATGCTTCCTTGTTGACGCTGAGAGGAAGCGCATCACTGAATTGAGGGTGCAAAGATGGGTTCAGAAGCTCAAGAATGCCATGTATAACGCCACTGACATCCTAGACCTATGTCAAATCGAAGCTAACAAGCAGAGGGAATCGAAAGGTAACAGCACGGTTGAAAAGGCTCCAGGTTGCTGCCGGCCATTGCTCTCCTGCCTACGGAATCCTGTGTTCGCACACAAGATAGGCAGCCGCATCAAGGAGCTCAACCAGAGGCTGGACAACATATATGAAGAGGCTCACAAGTTTAACTTCATCAATCTAGGATCCCACCCAGAACAGAGGATGTCCACTGGAGAGAAGGTGACATCTGAGTTTGTTGAGTCCGCTATTGTTGGTGAGAAAATTGAGAGGGAGACAAGGGAGCTTGCTCAAATGCTAACCATCCATGGACACCACGACATCAAAGTGGTGGCCATTGTGGGCACAGGTGGCATGGGCAAAAGCACCTTGTCCCAGAAGATCTTCAATGAGACCACCGTCCAAGGACACTTCAAAGTGAAGATATGGCTAAGCATCACCCAACACTTTGATGAGGTTGAGCTTCTCAGGACAGCAATTGAGCATGCTGGGGGAGTCCATGGTGGGgtgcaagacaagaccctcctctCACGGAGGCTCACCAACACCTTGTCCATGGGTAGGTTTCTCTTGGTCCTCGATGATGTGTGGAGTATTGTAGCATGGAGCAATGTGCTTAGTGTTCCAGTCAGAAATGCAAGTAAAAATCATCAGTGCAATTGGGTGCTAATCACTACAAGATTAGAAGACCTAGCTGTACGGGCCGGAGCCTCCTTCTACCAACATCATGTAAGCCCACTCAACGAAGATGATGCTTGGTCCTTGCTCAACAAACAGTTGCCGCCAACACCTGGTCAA GTACATGGAACAGATCACCTGAAAGTTGTCGGGATGAAAATTATCAGTAAGTGTGGAGGTTTACCACTTGCTATCAAAGTGATGGGAGGACTGCTAAGTACGAAGCCCCGAAGCGAGGGTGATTGGGAGGCTGTTTTGAAGAATCATGCATGGTCAATAGCTGGATTGCCTAAGGAACTGGACAACGCGATCTACTTGAGCTATGAGGATTTGTCTCCCCAGCTGAAGCAATGCTTCCTGTACTGCTCACTTTTCCCTAAAGGTACAACTATTTGGCAAGGTCAAGTTGTTCCGATGTGGCTAGTTCATATGATGATTGGCTAG
- the LOC136485709 gene encoding putative disease resistance RPP13-like protein 1 isoform X1: MHDVVRSFAEFMSKEESLVVQDQQHDGGSKISHVRHLSLGSTKSALEWDILQKHKSVRTLIINKRVNVQPSDSFGRLSTLRVLFIRGTDCDRLVDSICQLRHLRYLYFQDTNISRLPGDIHRMKFLQHILVQKCPQLDHLPSCITQLLHLRTLSMYGSHDNVLIPKGFGQLKNLRTLYGFRVHLDKNGGTGWCSLEEIGPLSQLRELSLHDLENVPASSSAGMALVSSKEHLDYLELHWSSTGFMGLRGETNMQQQQQRVVEEVIEVLSPPSSIRHLHMEGYFGSRLPNWMMVPATWVFKSLRHLRMDKLCCCTQLPDGLCQLPSLENLNIIDAPAIKSVGPEFQSPSCLAVGGGIDVTARSVVTFPNLTFLRLDGMCEWEEWEWEEQGEDATVDAMAMPALKELIIDSCKLTCLPPGLASSRRHALRQVHLYELSNLTYIENFPSVVELRVFDCPELRRISNLSKLHKIEILYCPNVEVLEGVPSLDSMEMEDGTMETVPEYVTTVRPRYLKLTCSKELYESLLTGSSSEYDKISHIKSRTICAEDED, encoded by the coding sequence ATGCATGACGTGGTGCGATCTTTTGCAGAGTTTATGTCTAAAGAAGAATCATTGGTGGTCCAGGATCAGCAACATGATGGTGGTAGCAAGATCAGCCATGTACGTCACTTGTCTTTAGGATCAACCAAGTCAGCACTAGAATGGGATATTCTACAAAAGCACAAATCAGTAAGAACATTAATTATAAATAAAAGAGTTAATGTTCAGCCTAGTGACTCATTTGGGAGATTGTCTACCCTAAGAGTGCTTTTTATAAGGGGTACTGATTGTGATAGATTGGTTGACTCTATATGTCAGCTGAGGCACCTGAGATACCTCTACTTCCAGGATACAAATATATCTAGGCTACCTGGAGACATTCATAGGATGAAGTTCTTGCAGCACATTTTGGTTCAGAAATGTCCACAGCTAGACCATCTTCCTAGCTGCATTACACAGCTTCTGCATCTAAGAACTCTTAGCATGTATGGTTCCCATGACAATGTTTTAATACCCAAGGGGTTTGGTCAGTTAAAAAATCTAAGAACACTTTATGGGTTCCGAGTACATTTGGACAAGAATGGGGGCACGGGCTGGTGCAGCTTGGAAGAGATAGGGCCTCTGTCCCAGCTTAGGGAGCTTTCTTTACATGATCTAGAAAATGTGCCTGCTAGCTCGTCGGCTGGAATGGCCTTGGTTAGTAGCAAGGAGCACCTTGATTACTTGGAACTACATTGGAGTAGCACCGGATTCATGGGATTGAGGGGTGAAACcaacatgcagcagcagcagcagcgagtaGTGGAGGAGGTAATTGAGGTGCTCAGCCCTCCATCCAGCATACGGCATCTACACATGGAAGGATACTTTGGTAGCCGGCTACCAAATTGGATGATGGTTCCAGCTACATGGGTCTTTAAGAGCCTGAGGCATTTAAGGATGGACAAACTTTGTTGTTGCACCCAACTCCCTGACGGTCTGTGCCAGCTCCCTAGTTTGGAGAATCTGAACATTATTGACGCACCTGCCATCAAGAGTGTTGGGCCTGAGTTCCAGTCACCCTCCTGCCTGGCAGTGGGTGGAGGTATAGACGTCACTGCTAGATCAGTAGTAACATTTCCTAATCTGACATTTCTTCGTCTGGATGGCATGTGCGAATGGGAGGAGTGGGAATGGGAGGAGCAGGGTGAGGATGCAACAGTAGATGCCATGGCCATGCCTGCACTCAAGGAGCTCATAATTGATAGCTGCAAGCTAACTTGTCTTCCACCAGGGCTCGCCAGTAGCAGGAGGCATGCTCTAAGACAAGTGCACCTGTACGAGCTGAGCAACCTGACATATATAGAGAACTTCCCTTCAGTTGTGGAACTTAGAGTATTCGACTGCCCGGAGCTGAGAAGGATCAGCAATCTCTCCAAGTTGCACAAAATCGAGATCTTATACTGCCCAAATGTGGAGGTGCTAGAAGGAGTCCCGTCACTTGACAGCATGGAGATGGAGGACGGCACCATGGAGACAGTTCCGGAATATGTGACAACAGTAAGACCAAGATACCTCAAATTGACTTGCAGCAAGGAGTTGTATGAGTCCTTGTTAACAGGAAGCTCATCTGAGTACGACAAGATCAGCCATATCAAGTCACGGACCATTTGTGCTGAAGATGAAGACTAA